One genomic segment of Panicum virgatum strain AP13 chromosome 2N, P.virgatum_v5, whole genome shotgun sequence includes these proteins:
- the LOC120658095 gene encoding DEAD-box ATP-dependent RNA helicase 5-like isoform X1 translates to MGRKLPAEQAEPRSSKKEKKNKKDKKRKLAAEAAATEEAVAKSSKKKRAEDGPGGGGAGEAENGAEKAVAVTGKGSEDPKYAARRSFSAAELPSQVLDCCKEFARPSPIQAHSWPFLLDGRDLIGIAATGSGKTIAFGVPALMHIRKKVGGKTGKKAVPRCLVLSPTRELAQQIADVLSEAGTPCGINSVCLYGGTSKGPQIAALKSGVDIVIGTPGRMKDLIEMGVCNLNEVSFVVLDEADRMLDLGFEPEVRAILSQTSSVRQMVMFSATWPLAVHKLAQEFMDPNPIKVVIGSEDLAANHDVMQIVEVLDDRSRDSRLLALLDKYHKAQSNRVLVFVLYKKEAARVETMLQRRGWKAVSVHGDKAQHDRTKALSLFKEGKCPLMIATDVASRGLDIPDVEVVINYSYPLTTEDYVHRIGRTGRAGKKGVAHTFFTQENKGLAGELVNVLREADQIVPEALKKFGTHVKKKESKIYGSHFKEITADAPKSTKITFGDSDED, encoded by the exons atggGCCGCAAGCTTCCCGCCGAGCAAGCGGAACCCAGGAGCAgcaaaaaggagaagaagaacaagaaggacaAGAAGCGGAAGCTcgcggccgaggcggcggcgacggaggaggCGGTCGCGAAGAGCAGCAAGAAGAAGCGGGCGGAGGatgggcccggcggcggcggagcaggggaggcggagaacgGAGCCGAGAAGGCCGTGGCGGTGACCGGGAAGGGCTCCGAGGACCCCAAGTACGCGGCCCGGCGTTCGTTCTCCGCCGCCGAGCTGCCGTCCCAGGTGCTCGACTGCTGCAAAGAGTTCGCGCGGCCGTCGCCCATCCAGGCGCACTCCTGGCCGTTCCTCCTCGACGGCCGCGACCTCATCGGCATCGCTGCCACCGGATCCG GGAAGACAATTGCCTTCGGTGTGCCGGCGCTGATGCACATCAGGAAGAAGGTAGGAGGGAAAACGGGGAAGAAGGCCGTGCCGCGGTGCCTCGTGCTGTCGCCGACGAGGGAGCTCGCTCAGCAG ATTGCAGATGTACTTAGTGAGGCTGGTACACCTTGTGGGATAAATTCAGTTTGCCTTTATGGTGGAACTTCAAAGGGACCCCAAATAGCTGCCCTTAAATCCGGAGTG GATATAGTCATAGGAACTCCTGGTCGTATGAAAGACCTTATTGAAATGGGTGTTTGTAACCTTAATGAAGTTTCGTTTGTG gtTCTAGATGAAGCAGATAGAATGCTGGATTTGGGTTTCGAACCTGAAGTCAGGGCAATTTTGAGCCAAACATCTTCTG TACGCCAGATGGTTATGTTCAGTGCAACTTGGCCTCTTGCTGTCCACAAGTTAGCCCAAGAGTTTATGGATCCAAACCCAATAAAG GTTGTTATTGGATCAGAAGATCTTGCAGCTAACCATGATGTGATGCAAATTGTTGAAGTATTGGATGATAGATCAAGAGATTCAAGATTACTCGCCTTGCTTGACAAATACCATAAAGCACAAAG CAACAGGGTTTTGGTTTTTGTGCTGTACAAGAAAGAAGCTGCACGAGTGGAAACAATGCTTCAGAGAAG GGGATGGAAGGCTGTTTCAGTCCATGGAGACAAGGCTCAGCATGATAGAACAAAAGCTTTATCTTTATTTAAAGAAGGAAAATGCCCTTTAATG ATTGCTACAGATGTTGCTTCACGTGGACTTGATATTCCTGATGTTGAAGTTGTCATTAATTATAGTTATCCTTTGACAACTGAGGATTACGTCCACAGGATAGGAAGGACTGGTCGTGCGGGCAAGAAAGGTGTTGCTCATACCTTTTTCACCCAAGAGAACAAG GGTCTTGCTGGTGAACTTGTGAATGTTTTGCGTGAGGCTGATCAGATTGTTCCTGAAGCCCTTAAGAAATTTGGCACACATGTCAAGAAAAAG
- the LOC120658095 gene encoding DEAD-box ATP-dependent RNA helicase 5-like isoform X2 — translation MGRKLPAEQAEPRSSKKEKKNKKDKKRKLAAEAAATEEAVAKSSKKKRAEDGPGGGGAGEAENGAEKAVAVTGKGSEDPKYAARRSFSAAELPSQVLDCCKEFARPSPIQAHSWPFLLDGRDLIGIAATGSGKTIAFGVPALMHIRKKVGGKTGKKAVPRCLVLSPTRELAQQIADVLSEAGTPCGINSVCLYGGTSKGPQIAALKSGVDIVIGTPGRMKDLIEMGVCNLNEVSFVVLDEADRMLDLGFEPEVRAILSQTSSVRQMVMFSATWPLAVHKLAQEFMDPNPIKVVIGSEDLAANHDVMQIVEVLDDRSRDSRLLALLDKYHKAQSNRVLVFVLYKKEAARVETMLQRRGWKAVSVHGDKAQHDRTKALSLFKEGKCPLMESKIYGSHFKEITADAPKSTKITFGDSDED, via the exons atggGCCGCAAGCTTCCCGCCGAGCAAGCGGAACCCAGGAGCAgcaaaaaggagaagaagaacaagaaggacaAGAAGCGGAAGCTcgcggccgaggcggcggcgacggaggaggCGGTCGCGAAGAGCAGCAAGAAGAAGCGGGCGGAGGatgggcccggcggcggcggagcaggggaggcggagaacgGAGCCGAGAAGGCCGTGGCGGTGACCGGGAAGGGCTCCGAGGACCCCAAGTACGCGGCCCGGCGTTCGTTCTCCGCCGCCGAGCTGCCGTCCCAGGTGCTCGACTGCTGCAAAGAGTTCGCGCGGCCGTCGCCCATCCAGGCGCACTCCTGGCCGTTCCTCCTCGACGGCCGCGACCTCATCGGCATCGCTGCCACCGGATCCG GGAAGACAATTGCCTTCGGTGTGCCGGCGCTGATGCACATCAGGAAGAAGGTAGGAGGGAAAACGGGGAAGAAGGCCGTGCCGCGGTGCCTCGTGCTGTCGCCGACGAGGGAGCTCGCTCAGCAG ATTGCAGATGTACTTAGTGAGGCTGGTACACCTTGTGGGATAAATTCAGTTTGCCTTTATGGTGGAACTTCAAAGGGACCCCAAATAGCTGCCCTTAAATCCGGAGTG GATATAGTCATAGGAACTCCTGGTCGTATGAAAGACCTTATTGAAATGGGTGTTTGTAACCTTAATGAAGTTTCGTTTGTG gtTCTAGATGAAGCAGATAGAATGCTGGATTTGGGTTTCGAACCTGAAGTCAGGGCAATTTTGAGCCAAACATCTTCTG TACGCCAGATGGTTATGTTCAGTGCAACTTGGCCTCTTGCTGTCCACAAGTTAGCCCAAGAGTTTATGGATCCAAACCCAATAAAG GTTGTTATTGGATCAGAAGATCTTGCAGCTAACCATGATGTGATGCAAATTGTTGAAGTATTGGATGATAGATCAAGAGATTCAAGATTACTCGCCTTGCTTGACAAATACCATAAAGCACAAAG CAACAGGGTTTTGGTTTTTGTGCTGTACAAGAAAGAAGCTGCACGAGTGGAAACAATGCTTCAGAGAAG GGGATGGAAGGCTGTTTCAGTCCATGGAGACAAGGCTCAGCATGATAGAACAAAAGCTTTATCTTTATTTAAAGAAGGAAAATGCCCTTTAATG
- the LOC120658094 gene encoding indole-3-glycerol phosphate synthase-like yields MEASALAAAVARAAAVCSPRSSSSWPAARGARAVRCNATTEVSMAPPCTLELGLGAEMFNSAEVVQWESGKSVNAIAAAQGIRVRRRCRPTHPSEGVGADRAVPRSVLEQIVWDKEVEVSQRKAAAPLHRVADSAQRAPPPRDFAAALRGARARKAGVPALIAEVKKASPTRGLLRDNFNPVEIAQAYEKNGAACLSILTDEKHFMGSFENLETIRNSGVNCPLLCKDFIIDIWQIYYARSKGADAVLLIAAVLPDLDIKYMLRVCRSLGMTALVEVHEERELDRVLKIDGVQLIGINNRSLGTFEVDTANTNMLLKKRGDIIKKKNIMVVSESGLFTPDDVAYVQNAGVAAVLVGESLLTQEDPGRAIAGLFGKELLL; encoded by the exons ATGGAGGcctccgccctcgccgcggccgtcgccAGGGCGGCCGCTGTCTGCTCCCcgcgctcctcgtcgtcgtggccggcggcgcgcggcgcgcgcgccgtcCGCTGCAACGCCACCACCGAG GTCTCGATGGCGCCGCCGTGCACGCTGGAGCTGGGCCTGGGCGCCGAGATGTTCAACTCGGCGGAGGTGGTCCAGTGGGAGAGCGGCAAGTCCGTgaacgccatcgccgccgcgcagggcatccgcgtccgccgccgctgccgccccacGCACCCCTCCGAGGGCGTCGGCGCCGACAGGGCCGTCCCGCGCAGCGTCCTCGAGCAGATCGTCTGGGACAAGGAGGTCGAGGTGTCCCAGCGgaaggccgccgcgccgctccacaGGGTGGCCGACTCcgcgcagcgcgcgccgccgcccagggacttcgccgccgcgctgcgcggcgcgcgcgcccgcAAAGCCGGCGTCCCCGCGCTCATCGCCGAGGTCAAGAAGGCGTCGCCAACCAGAGGCCTGCTCAGAGACAACTTCAACCCG GTCGAGATTGCCCAGGCATACGAGAAGAATGGCGCCGCCTGCTTGAGCATCCTCACTGACGAGAAGCACTTCATG GGGAGCTTCGAGAATCTGGAGACCATACGCAACTCCGGTGTGAAT TGCCCTCTACTCTGCAAAGACTTCATCATCGACATCTGGCAGATCTACTATGCGCGGTCCAAAGGCGCCGATGCGGTACTCCTGATCGCCGCCGTGCTACCGGACCTTGACATCAAGTACATGCTTCGTGTTTGCAGGAGTCTTGGAATGACAGCTCTTGTTGAG GTCCATGAAGAGCGGGAGTTGGATCGGGTACTGAAGATAGACGGTGTTCAACTTATTGGCATCAACAATCGCAGTCTAG GGACATTTGAAGTCGATACTGCAAACACAAACATGTTGTTAAAGAAACGTGGTGACATCATTAAGAAGAAGAACATAATG GTTGTGAGCGAATCCGGATTGTTTACGCCTGATGATGTAGCGTATGTGCAGAATGCTGGTGTTGCAGCT GTTTTGGTAGGAGAATCCCTATTGACACAGGAAGATCCTGGTCGAGCAATCGCTGGGCTGTTTGGGAAGGAGCTCTTGCTCTGA
- the LOC120658093 gene encoding putative E3 ubiquitin-protein ligase RF4, with amino-acid sequence MGAAGTVSYPYSLHIGERDDKSSNTKLCSDFTAAEIQVNHASDDLSLIHVNMEESWSSVQAFVAEHITSKDLDMDWSKEAVGLDGFRYVGCNDLRDVALNSLHMFFKTAVQMLSSEGYTEDAVLNAVVDSALCYQFDGPINKIAEHARTLLQSGSHQVDYSVSEDVDTVLHMLGLYFLCNASSLLKRCCPFFTLGDALWCILLCDLDISIPRAAFIHMSGYGNGQSEGHAPRQCNLCEGRKDVNEISEECGCSRATESPGQFDAPQSEAAQRTWSSILANYIVSVQNSASKNQYAPSAQDESYSVPRDVVQYSKKAKKGNRNKTNPMKYQKDSGKDLVVFKNIQQVKGIGKTSSRMLKESKSLMAFLGSAQSTSTGISEVANKKSLQPSMLVPPQPVSGASYVKRRDSPAVVPTGSLSSASCYSIPSSSAKAESKQVMGPDVVQFSLPQTPAEGFEFYFSRDGMQTTWAPKDREEELALELVQRLGELKLEVKVWTDWANERVMQSTNRLVNEKAILLSLKKDKTDVEEPDVFNRKKLEETQNALDSTSDELNRVNSHVQELTDKITHHRREMKAVQLQGKQADERLASLLSKEKDRLKSMETEKFLLQEELAAERSKLSNLLKSLEQARRSEDVLKRRCQEGEKMLDALMKQVNFERTELVRIDTSARAKSSNLLLKAQNNQEWLQANIRNLKQQVDELSSFSKLQRVAKFMAPPGFVIDSVQREQECAMCLEEEVSVVFLPCGHQVVCAGCNQRHRDGGMTECLSCRSPIERRICARFADS; translated from the exons ATGGGTGCTGCTGGCACTGTCAGCTACCCATATTCATTACATATTGGAGAAAGAGACGACAAAAGTAGCAATACAAAGTTATGTTCAGACTTTACTGCAGCTGAAATACAAGTGAACCATGCCAGTGATGATCTGTCTTTGATTCATGTAAATATGGAAGAGTCATGGTCAAGTGTACAAGCTTTTGTTGCTGAGCATATTACCTCAAAGGATCTTGATATGGATTGGAGCAAGGAGGCTGTTGGGCTGGATGGTTTCAGATACGTGGGCTGCAATGACCTAAGGGATGTTGCACTGAATAGCTTGCACATGTTCTTCAAGACTGCAGTTCAGATGTTATCCTCTGAAGGTTACACTGAGGATGCTGTTCTAAATGCTGTTGTGGACTCTGCACTCTGTTACCAGTTTGATGGGCCTATCAATAAGATCGCAGAGCATGCACGCACATTGCTACAGAGCGGTAGTCATCAGGTTGATTATTCCGTCAGTGAGGATGTTGACACAGTTTTGCACATGTTGGGCTTGTATTTTCTGTGCAATGCATCAAGTTTGCTTAAGAGATGCTGCCCATTTTTTACCTTGGGAGATGCATTGTGGTGCATTCTGCTGTGTGACCTGGATATCTCTATTCCTCGTGCAGCTTTTATTCATATGAGTGGTTATGGGAATGGCCAATCAGAAGGGCATGCTCCTAGACAGTGTAACTTATGTGAAGGTCGCAAGGATGTAAATGAGATATCAGAAGAATGTGGTTGTAGTAGAGCCACAGAATCGCCTGGGCAATTTGATGCACCTCAATCTGAAGCAGCCCAAAGGACGTGGAGCAGTATCCTGGCAAATTATATAGTTTCAGTTCAAAATTCCGCATCGAAAAATCAATATGCTCCTTCTGCTCAAGATGAAAGTTATTCTGTGCCTAGGGATGTGGTTCAGTATAGCAAAAAAGCAAAGAAAGGCAACCGTAACAAGACTAATCCCATGAAATATCAGAAAGACTCTGGCAAGGATCTGGTAGTTTTCAAGAATATCCAACAAGTCAAGGGTATAGGTAAAACATCTTCAAGAATGCTGAAAGAGAGTAAATCATTAATGGCGTTCCTTGGATCTGCGCAGAGCACATCGACAGGCATTTCGGAGGTAGCCAATAAAAAAAGCTTACAACCATCCATGTTAGTTCCACCCCAACCTGTTTCTGGAGCTTCCTATGTCAAAAGAAGAGATTCACCAGCAGTTGTTCCAACTGGATCACTTTCTTCTGCTAGCTGTTACTCCATCCCATCATCTAGTGCAAAGGCAGAATCTAAGCAGGTAATGGGGCCTGATGTTGTACAGTTCTCTCTCCCACAAACTCCTGCAGAGGGCTTTGAATTTTATTTCTCACGTGACGGCATGCAGACTACTTGGGCTCCAAAAGATAGGGAAGAGGAGCTGGCTCTAGAACTAGTGCAGCGTTTGGGTGAGTTAAAGCTGGAGGTGAAAGTTTGGACAGATTGGGCTAATGAGAGGGTGATGCAGTCAACAAATAGGCTGGTAAATGAAAAGGCCATTCTTTTATCTCTTAAAAAGGATAAGACAGATGTTGAagagcctgatgtgttcaacAGAAAGAAGCTTGAGGAGACACAAAATGCGCTAGACAGCACTTCTGATGAGCTCAATCGTGTTAATTCCCATGTTCAGGAGCTTACAGATAAGATTACACATCATAGGCGTGAGATGAAAGCTGTCCAGCTACAGGGAAAGCAAGCAGATGAGAGATTGGCTAGCCTTTTAAGCAAGGAAAAGGACAGACTGAAGTCCATGGAAACAGAGAAGTTCCTTTTGCAGGAGGAGCTTGCTGCTGAAAGGAGTAAACTATCCAATCTTCTGAAAAGCCTTGAGCAAGCTAGAAGATCTGAAGATGTGTTAAAG AGAAGGTGCCAGGAGGGAGAGAAGATGCTAGATGCACTTATGAAGCAGGTTAACTTCGAAAGAACGGAGCTTGTGCGGATCGATACATCAGCAAGAGCAAAGTCTAGCAATCTGTTGCTGAAAGCGCAGAACAATCAGGAGTGGCTGCAGGCCAATATCAGGAATCTCAAACAGCAGGTAGACGAACTGTCTAGCTTCAGCAAGCTTCAGAGGGTCGCAAAGTTCATGGCCCCTCCAGGGTTTGTGATCGACTCTGTACAGCGGGAGCAAGAGTGCGCCATGTGCCTGGAAGAGGAAGTCTCGGTGGTTTTCCTCCCTTGTGGGCATCAGGTGGTTTGTGCAGGCTGCAACCAGCGCCACCGAGACGGGGGCATGACAGAGTGCCTGTCCTGCAGATCTCCCATCGAGCGAAGGATCTGTGCTCGCTTTGCCGATAGTTAA